In one Paracoccus everestensis genomic region, the following are encoded:
- a CDS encoding YsnF/AvaK domain-containing protein, with translation MPDDPKTDTISLVEEQVSVTKQAVLTGRVRIATQTETIEQRLPAELSSEEIKVVRVPVDRRVDAMPQTTTEGDLTIIPVVEERLVVTRELYLREEVHVRRIRRQESVEIPAETRRQTVRIERLSPDGEALDPIPSNSKDDHDDL, from the coding sequence ATGCCCGACGATCCAAAGACCGATACCATTTCCCTGGTCGAGGAGCAGGTGTCAGTGACAAAGCAGGCGGTCCTGACCGGCCGTGTGCGCATCGCGACCCAGACCGAAACCATCGAACAGCGCCTTCCCGCCGAACTTTCCAGCGAGGAAATCAAGGTGGTGCGGGTGCCGGTCGATCGCCGGGTCGATGCCATGCCGCAGACGACCACCGAAGGCGACCTGACCATTATCCCCGTGGTCGAGGAACGGCTGGTCGTGACCCGCGAACTGTATCTTCGAGAGGAGGTCCACGTTCGCCGCATCAGACGGCAGGAGTCCGTCGAGATACCGGCGGAAACACGCCGGCAAACCGTTCGGATCGAGCGTCTTTCGCCAGACGGCGAAGCCCTTGATCCGATCCCATCCAACAGCAAGGACGATCACGATGACCTATGA
- a CDS encoding polyprenyl synthetase family protein → MHQQAIDKLNAAPTHPDAQAGFVRRLDGRIAYHLSQLSPAPARLIEAARDAMGSGKRLRPYLLHLVAGDAANGDAVLDMAVALEMVHTASLIIDDLPSMDNAMLRRGRPTTHARFGEATAILTAIGLLNHAISIANGLAGLGDGQRGALVAILSGVMGWQGLVAGQELDLNGFSDADQAEGALDRVTRINALKTGALLCAAVEVGAILGGRTDDERSLLRRFGEDLGQAFQIADDLVDMLSDSAAMGKDCQQDIGKETYLAVFGTEEALRRCRALLASADDALVGAGLSPDPFRCMIDAIFTPMLDRVPAFHAQAGAAR, encoded by the coding sequence ATGCACCAGCAGGCAATAGACAAGCTGAACGCGGCGCCAACCCATCCCGACGCGCAGGCTGGCTTTGTCCGCCGGCTTGACGGTCGCATCGCCTATCATCTGTCGCAACTATCCCCCGCCCCGGCCCGCCTGATCGAAGCCGCGCGCGATGCCATGGGCAGCGGCAAGCGGCTGCGCCCTTATCTGCTGCATCTGGTGGCGGGCGATGCCGCCAATGGCGATGCGGTGCTGGACATGGCCGTCGCCCTGGAAATGGTGCATACCGCGTCTCTGATCATTGACGACCTGCCGTCCATGGATAATGCCATGCTGCGGCGCGGACGCCCCACCACCCACGCCCGGTTCGGCGAGGCCACGGCCATCCTGACCGCCATCGGCCTGCTGAACCACGCCATCTCCATCGCCAACGGGCTGGCGGGTCTGGGGGACGGTCAGCGGGGCGCCCTGGTCGCGATCCTGTCGGGCGTCATGGGCTGGCAAGGGTTGGTCGCAGGACAGGAACTGGATCTGAACGGTTTTTCCGATGCGGATCAGGCGGAGGGCGCCCTTGATCGGGTCACCCGCATCAATGCGCTGAAGACCGGGGCGTTGCTGTGTGCGGCGGTCGAGGTCGGCGCGATCCTAGGCGGGCGCACGGATGATGAACGCAGCCTGCTGCGCCGCTTTGGCGAGGATCTGGGACAGGCCTTCCAGATCGCCGACGACCTGGTGGATATGCTGTCCGACAGCGCCGCGATGGGCAAGGATTGCCAGCAGGACATCGGCAAGGAAACCTATCTGGCCGTCTTTGGAACCGAGGAGGCGCTGCGCCGTTGCCGCGCGCTTCTGGCATCCGCCGATGACGCACTGGTGGGCGCTGGCCTGTCGCCCGATCCGTTCCGCTGCATGATCGACGCGATCTTTACCCCCATGCTGGACCGCGTTCCCGCGTTCCACGCCCAGGCGGGCGCCGCACGATAA
- the fni gene encoding type 2 isopentenyl-diphosphate Delta-isomerase → MTHPDPSLETDNDCGLTLTSRKEQHLDVVLAGQAGATVTTGLETVLFEHIALPEVSWHEVDLSTEFLGHAIDAPVMIGSMTGGPRRAGAINRTLAQVCQQFRLPLAVGSQRVMIEGGEAAGLDGSLRRLAPDIPILANFGAAQLNRGFSRDQALRAIEAIGASALILHLNPLQEAVQPEGDRDWRGLTAKIGALARALPVPVVVKEVGAGLSASVVTRLTAEGIMVFDVAGAGGTDWARVEAARAPDPAAAQVAACFAGWGIPTADAIRGARQAAPEATIIGSGGIVTGLDAARAIRLGADVVSLAGAVLASALDGPQALERQLTIVLQQLRTACFCTGSADLSALRRARLRK, encoded by the coding sequence ATGACCCACCCCGATCCGTCGCTTGAGACAGACAATGATTGCGGACTCACACTCACCTCTCGAAAGGAACAACATCTGGATGTCGTGCTTGCGGGGCAGGCAGGCGCGACGGTAACGACCGGGCTGGAGACGGTCTTGTTCGAACACATCGCCTTGCCCGAAGTTTCGTGGCACGAGGTCGATTTGTCCACCGAATTTCTGGGCCACGCCATTGACGCCCCCGTGATGATCGGGTCGATGACCGGCGGACCGCGCCGGGCGGGGGCGATCAACCGCACGCTGGCGCAGGTATGCCAGCAGTTTCGCCTGCCCCTGGCGGTCGGATCGCAACGCGTGATGATCGAAGGAGGAGAGGCGGCGGGCCTGGACGGCAGCCTGCGCCGCCTGGCCCCCGACATCCCGATTCTGGCCAATTTCGGTGCCGCCCAGTTGAACCGGGGCTTTAGCCGCGACCAGGCCCTGCGGGCGATCGAGGCCATCGGCGCGTCCGCCCTGATCCTGCACCTCAACCCCCTGCAAGAGGCGGTCCAGCCCGAAGGCGACCGTGACTGGCGCGGCCTGACCGCCAAGATCGGCGCCCTTGCACGCGCCCTGCCCGTGCCTGTCGTGGTCAAGGAAGTCGGGGCGGGCTTATCCGCCAGCGTTGTGACCCGGCTGACGGCAGAAGGCATCATGGTCTTTGACGTGGCCGGCGCGGGCGGAACGGATTGGGCACGGGTCGAGGCCGCACGTGCGCCCGATCCAGCCGCTGCGCAGGTCGCCGCCTGCTTTGCCGGCTGGGGGATCCCCACGGCGGACGCGATCCGGGGGGCACGACAGGCAGCGCCCGAGGCGACGATCATCGGATCGGGCGGCATCGTCACAGGACTGGACGCGGCGCGTGCGATCAGGCTGGGGGCGGATGTGGTGTCGCTGGCAGGTGCGGTGCTGGCGTCGGCCTTGGACGGACCGCAGGCCTTGGAACGGCAGTTGACCATTGTCCTGCAACAGTTGCGCACGGCCTGTTTCTGCACCGGCAGCGCTGACTTGTCGGCCCTGCGCCGGGCGCGGCTGCGCAAGTAA
- a CDS encoding YsnF/AvaK domain-containing protein, translating to MTYDNDFGTTGGRMDTVGGTSLSAMFDSHDDAQRAVDRLVQAGIPMAQVRMVSGGSASTTTTSTTRTDDDKGFWDSLSDFFFPDEDRYAYAEGLSRGGYLVTVTGLGSAQYDQALDILDDEGSVDLDERTESWRSEGWGGYETSDYATSATGGSLAGGAMGGSMAGGSLTGTRTGDLDRQTEYGAQGSQMGIRSDDETIPVIEERIRIGKRDTSHGRVRVRAYTVEEPVNESVDLREERVEIERRPVDRAVSGADVAFQERTLEAEEYREEAVVQKEARVVEEIGLRKTSDTHTETVSDTVRRTEVEIEDDRDGSGTIRRDTDRDDRIV from the coding sequence ATGACCTATGACAACGATTTTGGCACCACGGGCGGACGTATGGACACTGTCGGCGGAACGTCTCTGTCCGCAATGTTCGACAGCCATGACGATGCGCAGCGCGCGGTAGACAGGCTGGTGCAGGCGGGTATCCCCATGGCCCAGGTCAGGATGGTATCGGGCGGATCGGCCAGCACCACCACGACCTCGACCACCCGGACCGACGATGACAAGGGTTTCTGGGATAGCCTCAGCGATTTCTTCTTCCCGGATGAGGATCGCTATGCCTATGCCGAAGGGCTGTCGCGCGGCGGCTATCTCGTGACGGTCACCGGCCTGGGATCGGCGCAATACGATCAGGCCCTCGACATCCTGGATGACGAAGGCAGCGTTGACCTGGACGAGCGCACCGAAAGCTGGCGGTCGGAAGGCTGGGGCGGATACGAGACCAGCGACTATGCCACCTCGGCCACAGGGGGATCCCTGGCCGGCGGCGCGATGGGTGGTTCCATGGCTGGCGGCTCCCTGACCGGCACGCGCACCGGCGATCTGGACAGGCAGACGGAATACGGCGCGCAAGGCAGCCAGATGGGGATCCGGTCCGACGATGAAACGATCCCCGTGATCGAGGAACGCATCCGCATCGGCAAGCGCGACACCAGCCACGGCCGTGTGCGCGTCCGCGCCTACACCGTCGAGGAGCCGGTGAATGAAAGCGTCGATCTGCGCGAGGAACGCGTCGAGATCGAGCGCCGTCCCGTGGACCGCGCCGTCAGCGGCGCCGACGTTGCCTTCCAGGAACGCACCCTGGAGGCCGAGGAGTACCGCGAAGAAGCGGTGGTCCAGAAGGAAGCCCGCGTGGTCGAGGAAATCGGCCTGCGCAAGACCAGCGACACGCATACCGAAACGGTGTCCGACACCGTGCGCCGCACCGAGGTCGAGATCGAGGATGATCGCGATGGGTCGGGCACGATACGCCGCGATACCGACCGGGACGACCGGATCGTCTGA